A portion of the Thunnus maccoyii chromosome 20, fThuMac1.1, whole genome shotgun sequence genome contains these proteins:
- the LOC121887622 gene encoding ras-related protein Rab-5C-like, whose translation MAGRGGGATRPNGAAAANKICQFKLVLLGESAVGKSSLVLRFVKGQFHEYQESTIGAAFLTQTVCLDDTTVKFEIWDTAGQERYHSLAPMYYRGAQAAIVVYDITNTDTFARAKNWVKELQRQASPNIVIALAGNKADIANKRAVELQEAQTYADDNSLLFMETSAKTAMNVNEIFMAIAKKLPKNDPQGGAGQGGRTRTGVDLQEAAPQGRSSQCCGGGN comes from the exons ATGGCGGGGCGCGGTGGAGGAGCAACCAGGCCTAATGGTGCCGCAGCAGCAAACAAAATCTGCCAGTTCAAACTGGTGCTGCTGGGGGAGTCAGCAGTGGGGAAGTCAAGTCTGGTGCTGCGCTTTGTCAAAGGCCAGTTCCATGAATACCAGGAAAGTACAATTGGag CTGCCTTCCTGACACAGACTGTCTGTCTGGACGACACCACTGTGAAGTTTGAGATCTGGGACACAGCAGGTCAAGAGCGCTACCACAGCCTGGCTCCAATGTACTACAGAGGAGCCCAGGCGGCAATCGTGGTCTACGACATTACCAACACA gatacTTTTGCACGAGCGAAAAACTGGGTGAAGGAGTTGCAGAGACAAGCCAGTCCTAACATAGTGATCGCTTTGGCCGGCAACAAGGCAGACATTGCAAACAAGAGAGCTGTAGAGCTTCAG GAGGCACAAACATATGCTGATGACAACAGTCTACTCTTCATGGAGACGTCAGCCAAGACCGCCATGAATGTCAATGAAATTTTCATGGCTATTG CAAAGAAGCTACCTAAGAACGATCCTCAGGGTGGAGCTGGACAAGGAGGGCGGACCAGGACAGGAGTGGACCTACAAGAAGCCGCTCCGCAGGGCCGCAGCAGCCAGTGCTGTGGTGGCGGCAATTAG